Proteins encoded together in one Olsenella timonensis window:
- a CDS encoding glycoside hydrolase family 2 protein — protein MLDLRRVLASKPKPPTDATLTELWTPWGEKIAAGGEDVASGSHPRPQFARKRWSSLNGTWECAFAVAPDAASAWRAAEPPASGWQPIRVPFSPEAPLSGIGRQLKPDELLWYRREFAAPALVSGERLVLHLDAVDWACAVYVNDVRVAEHMGAYLPLSADITDALRPGEKNALTVCVHDPSDAGTQLRGKQRLARGGIWYTAQSGIWRDVWWEVEPASRVVELRADARVGEGRVVLLVRVSGAGELVARLVDGGVEVARASALVRPSGERDVELSLPVADPRLWSPADPHLYDLEVSFGGDRVRSYCAFRTVEVRPDAAGVPRVHLNGEPVFLRGVLDQGYWPDGLMTPPAEEALEHDIRTMRDLGFNLLRKHIKVEQPRFYALCDRLGMLVWQDMPSGGGAYGAWHTSYQPTLLRASWTRMSDRGPRAWRRLAADDPAYREEWRASCAGTVRLLVGHPCVIGWTLFNEGWGQFDARAATELVRALDPTRLVSATSGWYDQGCGDLWSVHNYFRALEVWPDRSRPERAFVVSEFGGVSWAVPGHVSLATSYGYEEAAGGAEFASEVRGLLERADALEAEGLAGFVYTQLSDVEEETNGLLTYDRRVNKLA, from the coding sequence ATGCTGGACCTGAGGCGCGTGCTCGCAAGCAAGCCCAAGCCGCCTACGGACGCGACGCTCACGGAGCTCTGGACGCCGTGGGGCGAGAAGATCGCGGCGGGCGGGGAGGACGTCGCATCGGGCTCTCACCCGCGCCCGCAGTTTGCGCGCAAGCGCTGGTCGTCGCTGAACGGCACGTGGGAGTGCGCGTTCGCCGTCGCACCGGATGCCGCCTCTGCGTGGCGCGCCGCCGAGCCGCCGGCCTCAGGTTGGCAGCCCATCCGGGTGCCCTTCTCGCCTGAGGCCCCGCTCTCCGGAATAGGTCGCCAGCTCAAGCCGGACGAGCTGCTGTGGTACCGGCGCGAGTTCGCCGCACCAGCCCTCGTCAGCGGCGAACGGCTCGTGCTCCATCTGGACGCCGTAGACTGGGCATGCGCCGTCTACGTCAACGACGTGCGCGTCGCGGAGCACATGGGCGCCTACCTGCCCCTCTCGGCAGACATCACGGACGCGCTGCGCCCGGGTGAGAAAAACGCGCTCACCGTCTGCGTGCACGACCCCTCCGACGCGGGGACGCAGCTGCGCGGCAAGCAGCGCCTCGCGCGCGGCGGTATCTGGTACACGGCCCAGAGCGGCATCTGGCGCGACGTCTGGTGGGAGGTAGAGCCGGCGTCGCGCGTCGTGGAGCTGCGCGCGGATGCCCGGGTGGGCGAGGGGCGCGTGGTCCTTCTCGTCCGCGTGTCGGGAGCCGGCGAGCTCGTGGCCCGACTGGTGGACGGAGGCGTCGAGGTGGCTCGGGCGTCGGCCCTCGTCCGGCCGTCGGGCGAGCGGGACGTGGAGCTGTCGCTTCCCGTGGCCGACCCGCGCCTGTGGAGCCCGGCGGACCCCCACCTCTACGACCTCGAGGTCTCGTTCGGCGGCGATCGCGTGCGGAGCTACTGTGCCTTTCGCACCGTGGAGGTGCGCCCGGACGCCGCCGGTGTGCCCCGCGTGCACCTGAACGGCGAGCCCGTCTTTCTGCGCGGTGTGCTCGATCAGGGCTACTGGCCGGACGGCCTCATGACGCCGCCCGCCGAGGAGGCGCTCGAGCACGATATCCGCACCATGCGCGATCTAGGCTTCAACCTGCTGCGCAAGCACATCAAGGTCGAGCAACCGCGCTTCTACGCGCTCTGCGACCGGCTGGGCATGCTCGTCTGGCAGGACATGCCCTCTGGCGGCGGCGCGTACGGCGCGTGGCACACGAGCTACCAGCCCACGCTTCTGCGTGCGAGCTGGACGCGCATGTCAGACCGTGGTCCGCGCGCGTGGCGCCGGCTTGCCGCAGACGACCCCGCCTACCGCGAGGAGTGGCGTGCGAGCTGCGCGGGCACGGTGCGCCTGCTCGTGGGGCACCCGTGCGTGATCGGCTGGACGCTCTTCAACGAGGGCTGGGGGCAGTTTGATGCGCGCGCGGCGACCGAGCTCGTGCGCGCGCTCGACCCCACGCGCCTGGTGAGCGCGACCAGCGGCTGGTACGACCAGGGCTGCGGTGACCTCTGGAGCGTGCACAACTACTTCCGCGCCCTCGAGGTCTGGCCGGACCGCTCGCGGCCGGAACGAGCCTTCGTGGTCTCCGAGTTTGGCGGCGTGAGCTGGGCGGTTCCGGGACACGTGAGCCTGGCGACGTCGTATGGCTACGAGGAGGCGGCCGGGGGCGCGGAGTTTGCGTCCGAGGTGCGCGGCCTGCTCGAGCGGGCGGACGCTCTGGAGGCTGAGGGGCTGGCCGGCTTTGTCTACACCCAGCTCTCCGACGTGGAGGAGGAGACCAACGGCCTGCTCACCTACGACCGACGCGTGAACAAGCTCGCATAG
- a CDS encoding DNA topoisomerase I, which yields MRLIVTEKNDAAGQIARLLSSSGRPKADKVYNTPVYRFTWDGEECVTIGLRGHILKVDFPVQLTFDPEAGWQGLTADGELIPADVPDGLARPPYKSRRKPFLADGVDLKGWKIASLPYLVWAPIEKLPAEKEIIRALKNLAKKADSVIIGTDFDREGELIGSDALRQIREVAPEVPVSRARYSAFTRAEIDHAFSNLVELDQDLADAGESRQYIDLIWGAVLTRYLTAARWSGLGTVRSAGRVQTPTLALVVERERERLAFQPEDYWVIQAQGEKDGDAAGPFRITHATSRFWDRGAAEAAFSRVEGATEGRVTAVERKRRTQRPPAPFNTTSLQAAAAAEGISPARTMRLAESLYMDGLISYPRVDNTVYPDSLDLRECVRMLSTVPAYGGVCHELLKQDKLTATRGKDESTDHPPIYPTAPASPDRLQGAEWKLYNLIARRFLATLMGPASIEGTKVTFDVSGEPFTVSGSVLAEPGFRAAYPYGLKKDDQLPALAEGDVISVGDTELLAKQTEPPARYSQGRLIQEMEKRGLGTKSTRANIIDTLYERKYFKNDPIEPSQLGMAIIDALHTYAPRITSADMTAELEEDMTRVAEGASSQGQVVSHSRALLAGLMDALVEHTDDLSDAIADAVTADAKVGVCPKCGRDLVVKSSAKTRGSFVGCMGWPDCDVTYPLPQGKISALEGEAAVCPECGAPRVKVQPFRSRAYETCVNPACPTNREPDVDVGACPACAEAGREGRLVAHKSEKSGKRFIRCTNYDECGTSYPLPARGKLEATGEACPDCGAPMVVVTTARGPWKLCPNMECPGREKKAAAPRRGGRRAGGSRGRKKS from the coding sequence GTGAGGCTCATCGTCACCGAGAAGAACGACGCCGCCGGCCAGATCGCCCGGCTGCTCTCCTCCTCCGGGAGGCCCAAGGCCGACAAGGTCTACAACACGCCCGTCTACCGCTTTACCTGGGACGGGGAGGAGTGCGTGACCATCGGTCTGCGCGGCCACATCCTCAAGGTGGACTTTCCGGTCCAGCTGACCTTCGACCCCGAGGCGGGCTGGCAGGGCCTCACCGCGGACGGCGAGCTCATCCCCGCCGACGTCCCTGACGGCCTTGCCCGCCCGCCCTACAAGTCGCGCCGCAAGCCGTTCCTGGCAGACGGCGTCGACCTCAAGGGCTGGAAGATCGCGAGCCTGCCGTACCTGGTGTGGGCGCCCATCGAGAAGCTCCCCGCCGAGAAGGAGATCATCCGCGCCCTCAAGAACCTCGCCAAGAAGGCGGACTCGGTGATCATCGGCACCGACTTCGACCGCGAGGGCGAGCTCATCGGCTCCGACGCCCTGCGCCAGATCCGCGAGGTGGCGCCCGAGGTGCCCGTCTCGCGCGCCCGCTACTCCGCGTTCACCCGCGCCGAGATCGACCACGCCTTCTCCAACCTCGTCGAGCTCGACCAGGACCTCGCCGACGCGGGCGAGTCGCGCCAGTACATCGACCTCATCTGGGGCGCCGTCCTCACGCGCTACCTCACCGCGGCCCGCTGGAGCGGCCTGGGCACGGTGCGCTCGGCCGGGCGCGTGCAGACGCCCACGCTGGCGCTCGTGGTGGAGCGCGAGCGGGAGCGCCTCGCCTTCCAGCCGGAGGACTACTGGGTGATCCAGGCCCAGGGCGAGAAGGACGGCGACGCGGCGGGACCGTTCAGGATCACCCACGCCACGTCCCGCTTCTGGGACAGAGGCGCCGCCGAGGCCGCGTTCTCCCGCGTCGAGGGCGCGACCGAGGGGCGCGTCACGGCGGTCGAGCGCAAGAGGCGCACGCAGCGGCCGCCCGCGCCGTTCAACACCACGAGCCTTCAGGCGGCGGCCGCCGCAGAGGGCATCAGCCCGGCGCGCACGATGCGCCTCGCCGAGAGCCTCTACATGGACGGCCTCATCTCGTACCCGCGTGTGGACAACACCGTCTACCCCGACTCGCTCGACCTTCGCGAGTGCGTGCGCATGCTCTCCACGGTGCCCGCGTACGGCGGCGTGTGCCACGAGCTCCTCAAGCAGGACAAGCTGACCGCCACCCGCGGCAAGGACGAGTCGACGGACCACCCGCCGATCTACCCCACGGCACCCGCCTCGCCGGACCGGCTCCAGGGTGCCGAGTGGAAGCTCTACAACCTCATCGCGCGCCGCTTCCTGGCAACGCTCATGGGCCCCGCCTCGATCGAGGGCACCAAGGTCACCTTCGACGTGTCCGGCGAGCCGTTCACGGTGAGCGGCTCCGTGCTCGCCGAGCCCGGCTTCCGCGCGGCCTATCCCTACGGCCTCAAGAAGGACGACCAGCTCCCCGCGCTCGCCGAGGGCGACGTGATCTCTGTCGGCGACACGGAGCTTCTCGCCAAGCAGACCGAGCCTCCCGCGCGCTACAGCCAGGGAAGGCTCATCCAGGAGATGGAGAAGCGCGGGCTTGGCACAAAGTCCACGCGCGCGAACATCATCGACACGCTCTACGAGCGGAAGTACTTCAAGAACGATCCGATCGAGCCGAGCCAGCTGGGCATGGCCATCATCGACGCGCTGCACACCTACGCGCCGCGCATCACCTCGGCCGACATGACCGCCGAGCTCGAGGAGGACATGACGCGCGTCGCCGAGGGCGCCAGCTCCCAGGGGCAGGTGGTCAGCCACTCGCGCGCGCTGCTGGCGGGGCTCATGGACGCGCTGGTGGAGCACACCGACGACCTCTCGGATGCCATCGCCGACGCGGTGACGGCCGACGCCAAGGTGGGCGTCTGCCCCAAGTGCGGGAGGGACCTCGTGGTCAAGAGCTCGGCCAAGACCCGCGGCAGCTTCGTGGGCTGCATGGGCTGGCCCGACTGCGACGTCACCTACCCGCTGCCGCAGGGCAAGATCTCGGCGCTGGAGGGGGAGGCCGCGGTGTGCCCGGAGTGCGGCGCGCCGCGCGTGAAGGTGCAGCCGTTCCGCAGCCGCGCCTACGAGACGTGCGTGAACCCGGCGTGCCCCACCAACCGCGAGCCCGACGTGGACGTGGGGGCGTGCCCGGCGTGCGCGGAGGCCGGGCGCGAGGGGCGCCTCGTGGCGCACAAGTCCGAGAAGAGCGGCAAGCGCTTCATCCGCTGCACCAACTACGACGAGTGCGGGACCAGCTACCCGCTGCCCGCGCGCGGCAAGCTCGAGGCCACCGGGGAGGCCTGTCCGGACTGCGGCGCGCCGATGGTCGTGGTGACGACCGCGCGCGGCCCGTGGAAGCTCTGCCCCAACATGGAGTGCCCGGGGCGCGAGAAGAAGGCCGCGGCCCCGAGGCGCGGCGGGCGCCGCGCGGGCGGCTCGCGCGGCCGGAAGAAGTCGTAG
- the tmk gene encoding dTMP kinase, which yields MRGVFITLEGADGCGKTTQAALVAAEFESRGREVVRLREPGGTAISEKVRALLLDPANAEMVPECELLLYEASRAQLTRQVIEPALARGAVVLCDRYYDSTFAYQAGGRALDDALVRRANVLGSCGVSPDRTLVFDLDPAVAYARATAGGADRMEAEGLAFQERVRAAYLRLAAEEPERVRVVDALGEKDEVAARALAALADLWGE from the coding sequence ATGCGCGGGGTTTTCATCACGCTCGAGGGCGCGGACGGCTGCGGCAAGACCACGCAGGCGGCGCTCGTCGCCGCCGAGTTCGAGTCCCGGGGACGCGAGGTCGTGCGCCTGCGCGAGCCCGGCGGCACCGCGATCTCCGAGAAGGTCCGCGCGCTGCTGCTGGACCCCGCCAACGCCGAGATGGTCCCCGAGTGCGAGCTGCTGCTCTACGAGGCCAGTCGCGCCCAGCTCACGCGTCAGGTGATCGAGCCGGCGCTCGCGCGCGGCGCCGTGGTCCTGTGCGACCGCTACTACGACTCGACCTTCGCCTACCAGGCCGGGGGCCGGGCGCTCGACGACGCCCTCGTGCGCCGGGCCAACGTGCTCGGCAGCTGCGGCGTCTCGCCCGACCGAACCCTCGTCTTCGACCTCGACCCCGCCGTCGCCTACGCGCGCGCCACGGCCGGCGGGGCCGACCGCATGGAGGCGGAGGGGCTCGCCTTCCAGGAGCGCGTCCGCGCCGCCTACCTGCGCCTCGCGGCGGAGGAGCCGGAGCGCGTGCGCGTGGTGGACGCCCTGGGCGAGAAGGACGAGGTCGCCGCCCGCGCCCTCGCCGCGCTCGCGGACCTGTGGGGTGAGTGA
- a CDS encoding glycoside hydrolase family 5 protein: MASNTLHGVNLTGWLTLESWVTPELFAEVGALDEEQLASSLGPRRYADYVRNHRATFVTREDFARIAARGFNAVRLPVPWYVYGDDGPEPGPYQGCVELVDEALEWAEELGLHVVFALAMSPGAPHADNGLSPDNADCHVSRDEMLGVIYGLARRYAHRSGLYGIELADAPVVQVRRGLVLTDGVPVHRLRNYYREAYELVRSAAGEDVVIMPDGGVTKGWGRFMAQRHYRNVWLDCQLDRPTTRVDVSGPAGVRRLVEALERRLREARRADMPVMVGKWSSSLPVADSQMTPEGRIALERVYTSEQLRAYEKCPAWFFNTWKTSGKLAAWDARVALATFERGMIV, translated from the coding sequence ATGGCAAGCAACACCTTGCACGGGGTCAACCTGACGGGCTGGCTGACGCTCGAGTCCTGGGTGACGCCCGAGCTCTTTGCCGAGGTCGGCGCACTCGACGAGGAGCAGCTCGCCTCGTCGCTCGGTCCGCGCCGCTATGCGGACTACGTGCGCAACCATCGCGCCACCTTCGTGACGCGCGAGGACTTCGCCCGCATCGCCGCGCGCGGCTTCAACGCCGTGCGCCTGCCCGTCCCGTGGTACGTGTACGGGGACGACGGCCCCGAGCCCGGACCGTACCAGGGCTGCGTCGAGCTCGTCGACGAGGCCCTGGAGTGGGCGGAGGAGCTCGGCCTGCACGTCGTCTTCGCGCTGGCGATGAGCCCGGGGGCCCCGCACGCCGACAACGGCCTCTCGCCCGACAACGCGGACTGTCACGTGAGCCGCGACGAGATGCTCGGCGTCATATACGGCCTGGCGAGGCGCTACGCCCACCGCTCCGGCCTCTACGGCATCGAGCTCGCCGACGCGCCCGTCGTGCAGGTGCGCCGCGGACTCGTGCTCACCGACGGGGTTCCCGTGCACCGCCTGCGCAACTACTATCGCGAGGCCTACGAGCTCGTCCGCAGCGCGGCGGGCGAGGACGTCGTCATCATGCCCGACGGCGGCGTCACGAAGGGCTGGGGCCGCTTCATGGCGCAGCGGCACTACCGCAACGTCTGGCTCGACTGCCAGCTCGACCGCCCGACGACGCGCGTCGACGTCTCCGGCCCCGCGGGGGTGCGGCGCCTGGTCGAGGCGCTCGAGCGGCGCCTGCGCGAGGCGCGTCGTGCCGACATGCCGGTCATGGTGGGCAAGTGGTCGTCGTCGCTTCCCGTCGCCGACTCGCAGATGACGCCGGAGGGCCGCATCGCGCTCGAGCGCGTCTACACCTCCGAGCAGCTCAGGGCCTACGAGAAGTGCCCGGCGTGGTTCTTCAACACCTGGAAGACCTCGGGCAAGCTGGCCGCCTGGGACGCCCGCGTCGCGCTCGCCACCTTCGAGCGCGGGATGATCGTCTGA
- a CDS encoding regulatory iron-sulfur-containing complex subunit RicT produces MPTVIPVKFAYAARDLWFDPAGTGAQEGDHVICATERGHEIGLATSDAREVAPEELSATIGHAQLRDVVRIATDEDLERAEELARRGEESLPAFRRHVSESGLDMKPVGVEYLFDGEKAVCYFAAEERVDFRQLVRDLSREFHVRIDMRQIGVREEAAIVGGYGHCGQELCCRRFATGFDPVSIRMAKEQDLPLNSTKISGACGRLMCCLRYEFEAYRDFKSRAPKRNAVIDTPLGKAKIVEYDTPKEQLCLRLESGKQIRVPLADMTASEAAHKKSEELGCPCRPDTVTREVLDKLESPDVQMALAELDRKNGVLAEPEVDAADIFVAPKRKRRRPSSGAPSAEKGVRAGAESAPSGDEAPAPRRRRKRRPGDGGAAAQPAAEQQPQAATHRRRHHQAAEGGEAPSQGAKRTRRPGDKGGQAAAGAQPRGMQPSRKKRAPQAGGEQGAQQAGSDGAAPRRRRRRRGGRGRGGAADGGAPAGE; encoded by the coding sequence ATGCCAACCGTCATCCCGGTGAAGTTCGCCTACGCCGCCCGCGACCTGTGGTTCGACCCGGCCGGAACCGGCGCCCAGGAGGGCGACCACGTGATCTGCGCCACCGAGCGCGGCCACGAGATCGGCCTCGCCACCTCCGACGCCCGCGAGGTCGCGCCCGAGGAGCTTTCCGCCACGATCGGCCACGCCCAGCTGCGCGACGTCGTGCGCATCGCCACCGACGAGGACCTCGAGCGCGCCGAGGAGCTCGCGCGCCGCGGGGAGGAGTCCCTTCCGGCCTTCCGCCGCCACGTGTCGGAGTCCGGCCTGGACATGAAGCCCGTGGGCGTGGAGTACCTCTTCGACGGCGAGAAGGCCGTCTGCTACTTCGCGGCGGAGGAGCGCGTGGACTTCCGCCAGCTCGTGCGCGACCTCTCGCGCGAGTTCCACGTGCGCATCGACATGCGCCAGATCGGCGTGCGCGAGGAGGCGGCGATCGTGGGCGGCTACGGCCACTGCGGCCAGGAGCTGTGCTGCCGCCGCTTTGCCACCGGCTTTGACCCGGTGTCGATCCGCATGGCCAAGGAGCAGGACCTCCCCCTCAACTCGACCAAGATCTCGGGCGCGTGCGGCCGCCTCATGTGCTGCCTGCGCTACGAGTTCGAGGCCTACCGCGACTTCAAGAGCCGCGCGCCCAAGCGCAACGCCGTGATCGACACGCCGCTCGGCAAGGCCAAGATCGTCGAGTACGACACGCCCAAGGAGCAGCTCTGCCTGCGCCTGGAGAGCGGCAAGCAGATTCGCGTGCCGCTCGCCGACATGACGGCCTCCGAGGCCGCGCACAAGAAGAGCGAGGAGCTGGGCTGCCCGTGCCGCCCCGACACGGTGACGCGCGAGGTGCTGGACAAGCTGGAGTCGCCCGACGTCCAGATGGCCCTTGCAGAGCTCGACCGCAAGAACGGCGTCCTCGCGGAGCCCGAGGTGGACGCGGCGGACATCTTCGTGGCGCCCAAGCGCAAGCGTCGCCGCCCGTCGTCGGGTGCCCCGTCGGCCGAGAAGGGCGTGCGCGCGGGCGCCGAGTCCGCGCCGTCCGGCGACGAGGCGCCTGCGCCCCGCCGACGCCGCAAGCGCCGCCCGGGCGACGGCGGGGCGGCGGCGCAGCCCGCGGCGGAGCAGCAGCCCCAGGCCGCGACGCACCGCCGTCGCCACCACCAGGCCGCCGAGGGCGGCGAGGCACCCTCCCAGGGGGCCAAGCGCACCCGCCGTCCTGGCGACAAGGGCGGCCAGGCGGCCGCCGGCGCCCAGCCGCGCGGCATGCAGCCCTCGCGCAAGAAGCGCGCGCCTCAGGCGGGCGGCGAGCAGGGCGCGCAGCAGGCGGGATCGGACGGGGCCGCCCCCAGGCGCCGGCGTCGGCGCCGCGGCGGTCGCGGCAGGGGCGGCGCCGCCGACGGCGGGGCGCCCGCCGGCGAGTAG
- a CDS encoding 6-carboxytetrahydropterin synthase, with translation MFGLRTEWHFDSAHFLADYHGKCENLHGHRWRVVAYLRTEALGEEGTERDMVMDFGAFKRAVREVCDALDHTLLVEEGTLAPATVAALEGEGFSLTVLPFRTTAENLARHICGELVARGLPCAQVDVYETPLNCATYLAG, from the coding sequence ATGTTTGGCCTCAGAACCGAGTGGCACTTCGACTCCGCGCACTTCCTCGCCGACTACCACGGCAAGTGCGAGAACCTGCACGGGCACCGCTGGCGTGTGGTGGCCTACCTGCGCACCGAGGCGCTCGGCGAGGAGGGCACGGAGCGCGACATGGTGATGGACTTCGGCGCCTTCAAGCGCGCGGTCCGCGAGGTCTGCGACGCGCTCGACCACACCCTCCTCGTGGAGGAGGGCACGCTCGCCCCGGCCACCGTGGCGGCGCTCGAGGGGGAGGGGTTCTCGCTCACCGTGTTGCCGTTCCGCACCACGGCCGAGAACCTCGCGCGCCACATCTGCGGGGAGCTCGTCGCGCGCGGCCTGCCCTGCGCGCAGGTCGACGTCTACGAGACCCCCCTCAACTGCGCGACCTATCTGGCGGGGTAG
- the rsmI gene encoding 16S rRNA (cytidine(1402)-2'-O)-methyltransferase encodes MAGLLSVVGTPIGNLEDASPRVRRTLGEADVVLCEDTRVTGRLMSAFGLHVRLERCDENVMSEKVDGVLARLEAGGRVAFVSDAGMPGVSDPGQRLVDAALDAGARVEVVPGPSAVTCALVASGLASEHFFFEGFLPRRRSAQLARLAELAAIPGTLVVYESPRRVAETLANVAEVFPGRRVALVRELTKLHEEVVRATAPELAAEVAARGEVRGECVVVIAAPDAAELEARRAAALGPGRTLEEEIAAGLAAGEPKSALARRLARAFGLPRAEVYDAVVAAAS; translated from the coding sequence ATGGCCGGCCTGCTCAGCGTCGTCGGCACCCCCATCGGCAACCTCGAGGACGCCTCGCCGCGCGTGCGGCGCACGCTCGGCGAGGCCGACGTCGTGCTCTGCGAGGACACCCGCGTGACGGGGCGCCTCATGAGCGCCTTCGGCCTTCACGTGCGCCTGGAGCGCTGCGACGAGAACGTCATGTCCGAGAAGGTCGACGGCGTGCTGGCGCGCCTCGAGGCGGGAGGCCGCGTGGCCTTCGTCTCCGACGCGGGCATGCCCGGCGTCTCCGACCCGGGGCAGCGGCTCGTGGACGCCGCGCTCGACGCCGGCGCGCGCGTCGAGGTGGTTCCCGGGCCGAGTGCCGTGACCTGCGCCCTTGTCGCCTCGGGCCTCGCGAGCGAGCACTTCTTCTTCGAGGGGTTCCTGCCGCGCAGACGCTCGGCGCAGCTCGCGCGCCTCGCGGAGCTGGCGGCGATCCCCGGTACGCTCGTGGTCTACGAGAGCCCCCGGCGCGTGGCCGAGACGCTGGCCAACGTCGCCGAGGTGTTCCCGGGGCGCCGCGTGGCGCTGGTCCGCGAGCTCACCAAGCTGCACGAGGAGGTCGTGCGCGCGACGGCGCCCGAGCTGGCGGCCGAGGTCGCGGCGCGGGGGGAGGTGCGCGGCGAGTGCGTGGTGGTGATCGCGGCGCCGGACGCCGCCGAGCTCGAGGCGCGCCGCGCGGCGGCGTTAGGGCCCGGGCGCACGCTGGAGGAGGAGATCGCCGCGGGGCTCGCCGCCGGCGAGCCCAAGAGCGCGCTGGCAAGGCGGCTGGCGCGCGCGTTCGGCCTGCCGCGCGCCGAGGTCTACGACGCCGTGGTCGCCGCCGCGAGCTAG
- a CDS encoding ATP-binding protein — protein MPAQPPAALASLADQPRVRDFLATALAEGRLSHAYLFLGPPGSGKHEAAEALAKCVVCPSGGDATCDECRRVAHRTHPDVHWLAPGSATGYLVSQVRELIEDAGLAPIRAATKLYVLERAELLRGGAANALLKTLEEPPAHTMFVLCGRVADAMLPTIVSRCQQVPFRAGRVASGVRAVMRSCGATPEEARIALSVAGSPGRAVEFLASTTRREVRRLVVDTLDELERDDSWDVLLAARKIVAAAAVPLADVRRAQEEALEESHDFLTAGALRQVADANKRELTARERSGMMEALAAAESLLRDVLVRTEDAGEAIVNEDAAAVVDRLAARATTRSAVRALDAVGRAADDLAHNVSPQLTLEVMLLSVKEALACQPSSR, from the coding sequence GTGCCCGCCCAGCCCCCCGCCGCGCTCGCCTCCCTCGCCGACCAGCCCCGCGTGCGAGACTTCCTCGCCACAGCGCTCGCCGAGGGGCGCCTCTCCCATGCCTACCTCTTCCTGGGCCCCCCGGGTTCGGGCAAGCACGAGGCCGCCGAGGCGCTGGCCAAGTGCGTGGTCTGCCCGAGCGGCGGCGACGCCACCTGCGACGAGTGCCGCCGCGTCGCGCACCGCACCCACCCCGACGTCCACTGGCTCGCGCCCGGCAGCGCGACCGGCTACCTCGTCTCCCAGGTCCGCGAGCTGATCGAGGACGCCGGCCTCGCGCCCATTCGCGCCGCCACCAAGCTCTACGTGCTCGAGCGCGCTGAGCTCCTGCGGGGAGGCGCCGCCAACGCGCTGCTCAAGACCCTCGAGGAGCCTCCCGCCCATACGATGTTCGTCCTCTGCGGCCGTGTGGCCGACGCCATGCTGCCGACGATCGTCTCCCGCTGCCAGCAGGTCCCCTTCCGCGCTGGTCGGGTGGCTTCCGGCGTGCGTGCCGTGATGCGCTCGTGCGGCGCCACGCCCGAGGAGGCGCGCATCGCCCTCTCCGTCGCCGGATCGCCGGGCCGGGCGGTCGAGTTCCTCGCGTCCACGACCCGGCGCGAGGTCCGTCGCCTCGTCGTGGACACCCTGGACGAGCTGGAGCGCGACGACTCGTGGGACGTCCTTCTCGCCGCGCGCAAGATCGTGGCCGCCGCGGCCGTCCCGCTCGCCGACGTCAGGCGCGCCCAGGAGGAGGCCCTGGAGGAGAGCCACGACTTCCTCACCGCCGGCGCCCTCAGGCAGGTGGCCGACGCCAACAAGCGCGAGCTCACCGCCCGGGAGCGTTCGGGTATGATGGAGGCTCTGGCCGCGGCCGAGTCCCTCCTGCGCGACGTGCTCGTTCGCACGGAGGACGCGGGCGAGGCCATCGTCAACGAGGACGCCGCCGCCGTGGTGGACCGGCTCGCCGCGCGCGCCACCACGCGCTCGGCCGTGCGCGCGCTCGACGCCGTGGGGCGCGCCGCCGACGACCTCGCCCATAACGTCTCGCCCCAGCTGACCCTCGAGGTCATGCTTCTTTCCGTCAAGGAGGCACTCGCATGCCAACCGTCATCCCGGTGA